Part of the Triticum aestivum cultivar Chinese Spring chromosome 4D, IWGSC CS RefSeq v2.1, whole genome shotgun sequence genome is shown below.
GTAGTCATGTGCTCGGATGTTGAAACGGTTTGGGATAAATCTTGAGCAGTTGACATAGTGTACAGGTGTATTCCTCCatcaataggagacacatcaagAACATCTGGAACAAAACAAAAGCTAAATGTTATTGTTCTTAGACTGTTCTTGAATGTCTGCAACACAACCTCTATAAGCATGATAAATAACCGAGATTGCCGGGTCTCCTTTTCAATATGTTTTTTGCTCACCTGAGTTCAGATCGGGAGGCCGCTGAACACATGTGATATCACCATCAGTGGGTTGGGGAACAACCGGGTCTGCGGTCTGTTCAGGTATCGAGTGGCCTGGAGCATGGTTCATACAAGTAACTGAGATTGAAGTCACGAACTTAAGAGAATAAAATGATGAGTACTCTATCCGCACAGCCTCATACCTGGACTAATAGGGTGATTATCAACAACGTTTGTCCCAGCCATCTGATATCCTACACCTTCAGTACCCACAAGTTCATTATCCGGAAGAACCGGTTGTCCAGACGGTTCAAGTGTCAGCCCATCTGAGTGTCATTCATACAAGTAAGCGAGATCAATTCGATAAATAAATAGTATTAAATCATGGTAAATTGACAATCCAACTGTCATAAATGGGGTACTCAGGTTGTTCTCACCATCATTTGTCCAATCCAAATTATCTGAAACAACGTCATTTAAGGAAATCACAATCGGGATATAGCTTGACATGTGCGGCAAGTTTTTTAGTCAAAGATTTACCTCTAGGTACACCTGACGCTGTTGTATGTTCCGCAGATTTGCTTTGTGGATTCCCCATACTTACCTACAAGCAAAGATTTCATACTATTAACAATGGCTTGTGAACTGAAGTTGTCTACCATCTTAATGATCTTATTTTGTTATGTTTCATACTGAAGTTGTCTACCGTCAATCATTTATTTTGTTATCCCCTTCTGGACGCGCCCAGGATCCAACTCCTGGCCTCCGTATTGGCAGGTTTTATGTAAACAGACTGATTCTTAATTGTTATGTTTCATGCACTTTCGTTCGTGAACTTGGAGACAACTTGGAGACTATGCTTATTGGACAGGCTGCTTCTTGGCAGTGCAAAGTAAGCAGAACAAGCCACACAACCAAGCAATCAAAGTAAGTAAAAGCAGCACAATCAGTTATGCAAACATGTACAGCAACTAAACATGTTCAGCAACATGCGTAAACAGCTCCTAAGCTATTCTGTTGCAAATTTCAGAAATGGTGCCTGGCATACCATGGTCCAGGAAAGGAGGTCGTCTGCTTGATGTAATCTAAGATTGCCGACGTTGAGCATTCCAAGTAAGCACAAGCAACCAACTCAAATATGCAATTTCATAACTGCTGTTTGGCCTACCATGCTCCAGCAAAGATAGTCATAAATGAGTATAAACTTGAGATTCTGTATGTATTTTCTGTACATAGGTAATGTGCGATTATTGAGTATAAACCTGCAATACGTACAGCAGAAGTTGGATGCTGGGCGCGTCCAGAAGGGGATCACGGCGTCACGTAGACGGGATCGCGGCCCCGTCTCCTAAAGCGATCCCACACCAGATCGCTTCGCGTCTCCTGAAGCGATCCCACAGCAGATCGCCGCCTCCTGAGATGTTTTTTTGTATGGCCTTCAGCATGAAATATTCAGTATGAAATAATGTGTATGAACTTGCATTACGTAGCACTGAAAGGGGAGCAGCGCCGGTTGAGACCCTGTGGGTGGTCAGAAGGTGGCTGCCGTCGGATCGGGGTCGTGATCGCCGGCGAACACGACATGCGGGATCGCGGCCCCGTGTCCTCGCCCGATCCAACAGCAGACCGCCGCCTCCTGCAAGTGCGACGGCGAAGGGATGGATCCGCCGCGGCGCGGCACAGGGATGGATCCGCCGCGGTCTGGGCGTAGGGGTGGTTCGGGCGTGcgatcgggcggcggcggagatcgatctgctgtgtcgggcggcggcggagatcgatcaGCTGTGAACGAGGGATCGATCCCAGGGGTTTTCTTTGCACCGGTTTTTTTCGATCGAGTAAGGCAGAGGTGGTGCGATGACGAAAAACAACGGCGGTGGGAGTATGATGAAAATAAACCAGCGAAAATTAACCGCACGGACTATTCACcaagtcgtccattaggagtagagattggccCAAGGCGCGTGTCCCACGCTTTGAAAGCGAGCCCTAGCTACCATATGACACCAACCCCCTCCCTCTTTTGTTTTGTCAGTTAATTTACCTTTAGCTCACACTCACGCACACACCGTATTAGGATCGATCCATGGAGTTTCCCTTCTCTTCCCTTCCTATTTAACGAGCTAGCCACTCTACACTCTTTGCATCTCAGCAAGGACCAAAGAGTAACTAGAAATGGCGATGGCTAGGACAACGacgctcctcctcatcgtcgccgTGGCTCTCCTCGCGGCCTCATAGGTCGACATCCGGATGCCGACGTCCATGGACGAGGCGGTGGCGGCGCTGCTGATCCACGCACTCCGGCCGCTGCTGGGCTCCGGCAAGCACGCCGGAGTGGAGTGCGACAGCTGGGTGCTGGGCGTGGAGGCGCACAACGTATGTTAGACTTAATCCTGATTCATGTATCTGGATAGTTTGTTTTTCGTTATGCATGTAACTTAGTTTGTCTAGGGACTAGATTGTCCGACGAAGCTTCAGCGGAGGCGTGCGGAGAAGGCGAGATGCCAAGGCGTCGTGTGATACGGCGATGATGGCGAGATGCCGATGGCAGCGTGAGGCTGCAGTGCTGCGCGAGACAGCGTGGGCGTGTGATGCGGCAAGTGCGACGAAGGCTGGAGCGTGGGGCTCTACGTGCATATTGAGTTGGCCTAGTTTTCTTTGGCCGTTAAGAGGAGGTTGAGCAAGGGCCGGGCACAGGCGTGCATGTAGTAGTGATTAGGCTGCATGCATAAGTTGTTAGTCGAGTCTTGTGGCTGCTGGAATGATTCTAGCTAGGAGAAGGATAAGGCCTGTTTGTACGTGCATGTAGATAGGATTAGTTAGTGCATGGAGGACGTACGACTAGTGGCCGGGTGTGATGGCCGGCGTGCGTGCGTGAGTCTTGTATCTACTATTTAAGTGACCACTGACCAGATAAATGAGATAAGAGGTCGAGAGGGCTAGAGGTAAAATGTAGTCAGTGTGTTCACCAAGGAGAGAACCGCTTGGCAAAGCTAGCGACTGGTTTCTCCCTTGATACATGTGTGCGGGTGTGTGTGTTCTCGTGTGTTGTTGAGAGAAGCCatagaagagagaaagagagagttgTGTGAGACagccaagaggaagaagaagcggcgttgcgaggaggcgaggcggcgccAACAACGTACGGGACTGGAAGACGGTGCCCGCCAGCTGTGAGGGCTACGTCGGCCACTACATGCTCGGTAAGCACTTCCGCCGTGACTCCAAGATCGTCATCGACCAGGCCCTCGCCTACGTCGACAGCCTCAAGCTCGCCGGCAACGGCAAGGAGGTGTGGGTCTTCGACATCGACGAGACCACCCTCTCCAACCTCCCCTACTACGCCAAGCACGGCTTCGGGTACGCACTACTCGATTGAATGCATACGTGCACGCCATGCTATATATGCGTACATATATACATGCAGTTGCAAATTATTGCAGGTGCATCTGAGCAGGGATTTTTCGTTCAGAGGAAGTAAAAATCTGACTCGACCTAGTTACTGAAAATCAACTCACTAGTTAGACAAGAAAAAACACGAATAACACTGTGGCATCGTAAGATCTCTAGCTAATGAATGAGAATGGGAAAGCAAGCGATACTAGAAGTGGATATAAAAAGGAATATACTGATCACTAGCTTTGGACTGGACACTTGGACATTATCATTGCTGGTCACCTCCAATTAATCACAGTCACACAATAATTGGACGCGTGTTCTGGCCAACTCTAAGCGAAGCACCagccaaatcccccccccccccccccccacgtcgtctcctctgaggcgactcgggggcaaccctagcgccgccgctcgtGCTCCCTCCCCTCCGCCGTTGCCAGAGGGGCTCGCGGCGCTCGCGCGCGGCcccgatgaaggtggcggcgggggatCTGGCGCCTCCTCCATGGGTGGAGGGCTGCGGCCCCGGCCGGTGGCGTGCGGCGTGGCCTGGGCGGCGGGCAGCGCCGGCGGGTGCTGGTGGGCGGCCTCCACGGCTGCGTGGGCAGGTGGTGGTCGTGGACGTCGGTGCTGCGGTGGCGCCTCGCTGGCCGCCGGTCCACCTTGGAGAAGCTTCGGCGCCGCCCGATCTGCTCTGATCCGTGCCTGTGTTGGTCCCCGGCGGCTGCGGTCGGCGTTTCTTGGTGATTGCTGGCCGGATCTGGCGTTTGGGCGAGGatccgggggaaacccctggccggCGCGGCGGCCCCCCCAAAGTCGACGCCTTTGGCGCCGATCCCCTTCTTGGAGGCTTTGGGGTGGCTCCTCTCCCATTCGCCTCCCCCCTGAGCTCCGGCGAAAGTCGGCACTCGGGCGTCGACGACACCTTGGTGCCGTGATCcttcttgaaggcggcgaccgggaTGTGCTCTTGGGGGTGGAGCGGCTGGTGGCTTGGCTCCGAAGCATGACGGCCTGGTCTTCCTGCGACTTCCTGCTCGGCTTCGCCCGGTGCATAGTGATGCCTTCTTCGGTCTTCTCCATCGGTGTGCGCCTTCGTTCGACAGCTCGCGCCCCGTGCTCCGTGCTGCCACTGCCGGCTTGGTGCTCGTCTGGTTGGTCCTCTGTGGTCCGTTGGTCAGCTCCGTCTGCTTCTCCTACGGCAGCTGGACACCTTGAGTTGGGCTTTGTGATAGCCATTCTGCTGTTCGCCGGTGCGGCACTCATCGAGCCTGGGTGAAAGGGTAGTGGCCCTTTGCGACGGTGGAGACAGCTCAAGTGTAGCCCATGTTTGGCCTGTGGATGCAGCCGGCGCTCGATGCTTGCTCAATGTGGCCCTCCTTCTGTGTTCTTAGTTGGCTAGTTGGTGTAGGCTAGTGCTGGGCGTCGGCATCAGTGTTTCTGCTGTTGCCATTGTGTTGTTCCACCTAGTGCCTTGTATCTTTCTTTCCGCTTTCCTTTGCATTTCATCTGTATCATGGTGCTTTTGTAATcctagccggttgatggctttgttaattcaaagtcgggctaggTTCGAGCTCTTCTCGGGCTCGGCCggcgccttttctctaaaaaaaatcaCAGTCACAGAGAAGCCCAGCaggaccatatatatatatatgtccccAACAAAACAAGAGGGAGGAAAACATACTATACAGTTTTTAGATATAGAGATGTGATGTGATTGGCATGGGCATGGGCATGTGATGACCGGAGTAGGACCATGTTTGTTGTCCACTTGGCTACTTTATCAACAGATTTATTTTTCGGCCGTCCTTATGAACACACTTTCTAGCTATGTTATGCTAATTGAGTTTAGACCAATAATACTTATTTTACAAGATGTAAGAAGTCAGAACATCTTGCCATAGTTACATACGCTACAATACTGTTCCTTAGTTAAGAAGATTCTCTTGAGCCAAAATGGAAATTAACTTGAAATGTAGGAGAAGTCTGCTAGATCATATCTAGCCAAGATGAAGCTAACTGTTTAGTTAGAAACTATGATTACTTAACTAGCTGTGTATAACTTCCTTACATGTTTTTTTAATGTGACGAAGGAGCTGTGCATTGCGATTTAAAGGAAATCATACCTTACCGTAAGAAATTTAAAGTGAATCTACAGAGGCCGGCTAGAAAAAAGAAACATAAAAGGTTTACAAGCGTGTcctagaaaagaaataaaaacgaaCAGGTGTACATCTAACTAATCGAGGGTTTCCAATAACTTTGCTTCACCACAATCATGACAAAACTAACCTTTTGTTGTTGAAAGCCGAAACTCAGTTGCAATATATAAGGCTGCAATGGTaaacctttttttttttttttgagaaagctGCAATGGTAAACCTATTTGATCAAAGGAATCAACAAAGCTGAGCTGCTGCATACAAAGCTGTGCACGATTAGGTTAAATACTACAAGTAGTAGTAGTGAGTAAGTTTGGCACTTGTTCTTGGTCCAGCAAAACAGTAGCGTGATGATGCCGGAGTACGACCTCGCTGTGTCATATTCATTGATTTTATACCCTCCATTTGGCCAACTTTATTTACCAACAGTCTCGTTCGTCCACAATACGTACTGTACTGCCCATGCATGTGCATTACGTAGAGATACAGAGCATTAGGTTTAAGTACTGCTCATCCACTTGGCCATTTGGTTTCTTCGGTATGCATAATTACTAGTAGCTGATATGGTTGAATCTGCCATTAATCTATCTTCATATACATGTGCGTGCAGGGCTACACCGTTCAACGCGACGAGCTTCAACGCGTATGTGCTGGAGGGGAGCGCGCCAGCGCTGCCAGAGACTAAGAGGTTGTACAACAAGCTGCGCTCGGTCGGCATCAAGCCGGTGTTCCTCACCGGACGGACCGAGGACCAGAGGGCCATCACCTTCACCAACCTGCGCCGCCAGGGGATCTCCGGCTGGATGAACCTGCTGCTGAAGCAGCCCGGCTTCAAGGGCTCCGCGGTGACCTACAAGTCCGGCAAGAGGCAGAAGCTGCAGGATGCCGGGTACGTCATCGTCGGCAACATCGGTGATCAGTGGAGCGACATCCTCGGCGTGCCCGAGGGTGCCCGCACCTTCAAGCTCCCCGACCCCACGTACTACATCGGCTAGACCGGTTCCTGCCACCATTGATTGCTCCTCAGTCTTGGATCCACGAATAAACTCCATGCTCTTAATCATATGCATATGCTTCGTcaataatcccccccccccccccccccctgtgttGTTGCTTGGTTAATTTCCATTGTTGAGAACTTGAGATGAATTATTATGTATTAGACATTTTCCGGGAAAGCTGCATGTTGCTTAATCAATGCATCCATTGTCCACTGCTATTTTTTCCGAGAATCCATGGGCTATATTATTGTTAGATGTGTTGTTCTTCTTAACTTGGATCTTGTACTGCTGATGGTGTATTTTTTCTACTAAACATTGTTGATGGTGTAACTAATATTAGAGGTACATAATATTATCACATATATCATGAACCCCTCCACTAATGGGCCCATTTTGGCCCATTGGAGGAAGGGATCATAATTGGCGGACCACCAAACACCGGTCAGGAGAGGCAACCAAGCGCCCACATAGATGACGGGTTGTGTCCACTGATAGTGTACAACTAACGATTATGACGTTGTTCTTGTGTCTTGCATGTTGTGTGCATATGTATTGTATGTAAGGTTTCAATAGAGTTCAGAGCTAGATTAGAGACTGGCTTGGTCTCTTTGGAGATCAAATCCTAGAGTGTGGACACCTCGATCAAGGAATGTTGGTCTAAACAGGTGTCCAACAAGAATCATAAGAGGAAGGATATGGAAACGCTAACTATGCTATTAATTGGACGATTTGGAACGAAAGAAATACGCATGTCTTCCAAGGTATTTCAACCATGGCAAACATCATCCTTGCATACATTAAATAAGGTGGCAACATGGATCAAGGCCGGGGCAAAGGATTTGGGAAAAATTATGCCGGAAGAGTAGCCCCATTCTATTATTTCATCCTTTCGTTGTTAGCCTATCTTTTTTTTCGGTTGATCTTGTTCTAAATCTCTCTTAATTAATGGAACGAGACAAATAGTTTGCCTCCTTTAAAAAAAAGCTCGTAGCTTGCAAAGTTGTAACATCCATTTACACCAACCCACTCTAGAGAGAGCGTCAGCTACCGTGTTCTCTCGGGCCTTTTTGTACGACGTGATTAGTGTCTTAACATCGGGTGTTTTAGTGTTTAACATTCAGCTCTCAAAAACATATCACTTAAAATTACATTGCAAAAAAAAGAACATACACTTGCATGTTTTGTGCACTTTAATGCAGCAATAAAAAAATCAACGAGATATTATGATAGACTTTAAAACAATAGAGAAACTCAATGAAACATTATATGACACTTCGAAATAAGACCAAATTTGTGAACAACCAAAAAATGAAATCGTTAGTTAGACTGGTGATACTCTCTGATGAATCTCCACAAAAGAAAAGGTATGTATGAGGATGTTAGAAGTCTGAATATCTTGTGCATGGTTACATGCTACACCACTATTCCTTAGATTAACTAGCTGGGCATAACTTTCTCCTTTTCTGCAAACCATGTGATGAACAAGCTAATGCGACTTAAAAGTAATCATACCTCGTCCTAAGAAATTAAAAGTGAATCTACACGGGGCGGCTAGAAAAAGAAACATAAGAGTATACAAGCGTGTCTGAAAAAAAAGATGAACAATTTATCAATTCATAGGTCATCTCAGTAATAGAGGGGTTCGAATAACTTTGTTTGGCCACAATCATGACAAAGTAGACCTTTTGTGGAAAGCCGGAACTGTGTAATAAAGCTGCAATGGTAGATCTATTTTTTTTTAAGAAATCCACAATGCTGAGCTGCTGCACAACTATGCATTCTCACTCACGAGTCACAAAGAGAGTGGGTGAGTTATTAAATAAAGACAAGGTGAGTGAGTGAGCTGCATAAAAATtaaatactccaaaatagtggAGAGTAGCAAAATTATAGGCCTCTTTGGTTAAGAGGATTTTCATTAAAAAAATGGAGGATTGTGACCCATAATAATTTTTCCTGTATTGGTTATTTGATTTGTAAGATTGAACCCTATAGGAATTTCTTTCTAGGGATTTTCTTGTACTGCATTTCATAGAAAATGTAGCATGCAGTGAATCAGAACAAGTGATCTGCATGGTACGTATGCATGCTATAATGAACTGAATTATTGGACTAACCGCATCAAGATCGGATCACATCAGTCCTCTCCGCGTCGAAGACAACGACGCTCGTGTCCCACGCTCTGAAAGCGACCCCTAAGGTATCATTATCATATGCATGACACCAACCCCCTCCCTCTTTTGTATTGTCGGTTAATTTACCCCAAGCTCACGCTCACGCACACGCCGTGTAGGATCGATCCTTGCGGCTTCCCTTCTCTTCCCTTCCTATTTAAGGAGCTAGCCACCCCACACTATTTGCACCTCAGCAATCACCAAAGAGTAGCTAGAAATGGCGATGGCTAGGACGACgacgctcctcctcctcgtcgccacgGCTCTCCTCGTGGCCTCCTGCGGCGCGTGGGAGGCCAACATCCGCATGCCGACGTCCATGGACGAGGCGGTGGTGGCACCATTGATCCACGCGCTGCGGCCGCTGCTGGGCTCCGGCAAGCACGCCGGAGTGGCGTGCGACAGCTGGGTGCTGGGCGTGGAGGCGCACAACGTGCGGGACTGGAAGACCGTGCCCGCCAGCTGCGAGGGGTACGTCGGCCACTACATGCTCGGCAGCCACTTCCGCCGCGACTCCAAGGTCGTCGTCGACCAGGCCCTCGCCTACGTCGACTCCCTCAAGCTCACCGGCAACGGCAAGGAGGTCTGGGTCTTCGACATCGACGAGACCACCCTCTCCAACCTCCCCTACTACGCCAAGCACGGCTTCGGGTACGTACTACTCGATTGTATACATACACACTACTGATGCTATGTGTAGTGCATTATACTTGCTATCTATTGCAGGTGCATCTGAGCAGGGACTTGCACTCATCTTTTCATTCAAATAAACTAAAAATCTGACTAGACCTCGTTAATTAAAATCAACTGACTAGCTAGAATAACAATGTGGCATCATAAGATCTCTAATGAATGAAAATGGAAAGACAAGGGAGACTAAAAGTGGAAATGTAGAAATGTATTACCTGGACGTGTTGGACAGTTGGACATCATCATTGCTGGTCACCTCAAATTAATCAGTCACAGAGACATCCAGCAGGACCATATATATGTCCCTCGTATGAGTGATCAACAAATTAAAACAAGAGGGAAACATACTATACTAGTATTACAGTTAGATATAGAGATGTGTGCTGTGATGTGCATGTGTATGTGGTGGCCGGAGTAGGACCTTATCTGTTGTCCACTTGGCTAGCAACTTTATCGGACGGTTTATTTTTCAAGCGTCCTTATCAACCCATACCTTCTAACTATTTATGCTTAATTGAGTTTAGATGGATAATACTTATTT
Proteins encoded:
- the LOC123100657 gene encoding stem 28 kDa glycoprotein; translated protein: MPTSMDEAVAALLIHALRPLLGSGKHAGVECDSWVLGVEAHNVCGANNVRDWKTVPASCEGYVGHYMLGKHFRRDSKIVIDQALAYVDSLKLAGNGKEVWVFDIDETTLSNLPYYAKHGFGATPFNATSFNAYVLEGSAPALPETKRLYNKLRSVGIKPVFLTGRTEDQRAITFTNLRRQGISGWMNLLLKQPGFKGSAVTYKSGKRQKLQDAGYVIVGNIGDQWSDILGVPEGARTFKLPDPTYYIG
- the LOC123099097 gene encoding stem 28 kDa glycoprotein yields the protein MAMARTTTLLLLVATALLVASCGAWEANIRMPTSMDEAVVAPLIHALRPLLGSGKHAGVACDSWVLGVEAHNVRDWKTVPASCEGYVGHYMLGSHFRRDSKVVVDQALAYVDSLKLTGNGKEVWVFDIDETTLSNLPYYAKHGFGATPFNATSFNAYVREGSAPALPETKRLYNKLRSVGIKPVFLTGRTEDQRAITVTNLRRQGISGWMNLLLKQPGFKGSAVTYKSGERQKLQDAGYVIVGNIGDQWSDILGAPEGARTFKLPDPMYYIG